The window AGCAGCTCGGCCGGGTGCCCCTCCTTCGACAGCAGCAGCCGGTTCACGACCACGTCCACGTCCGGCTCGAGCCGTGGTTCGCCGTCCTCGATCTCGACCGCGAGGTTCTCGGCCCGGAGCCACTCTGTCCCGTGGCCCAGATCATCGACCGCGTTCAGAATCGCCTTCGTCTCCTTCGAGTTGTGGAGACTCAGGACACCGACCGTCGTCTCGCCGGCATCGCCACCGGGCGGGGTTCCCGTACTCATACCTCTAGCCGTTCGGGGGTCGGACCCTAATCCTGACGGTGCGTACGGCCGCACTGTCGTGGGACAGCGCCATTCGTCCGTCAGTTCTCAGTCAGCGGGACGCCGACCGAGAGGTCTTCGAGCACGACCGTCCCGGGGGTGCGGATGGAGCCGTGTATCGGGAACATGTCCGAGACCGCGGTGACCGTGAGATAGAGCTGTTCACGTGGGCCGATATCGGCAGCGACGCCGGGCAGTTCGACGGTCCGCTCGACACCCATCACCGGGTCGGCCTCGTGCAGTGGCATCACGTTGTTCTGGAGGACCTGTGCTGTGGCCGGGCTCTCGCCGACCGAGAGCCCGAAGAACAGCCGCTGATCGACGCCGAGGGCGGTGACCGTCGCCGACAGCTCCGGGACGCCGGCGACCGTCAGCGGGCCGTCGTCGAGGGGCAGGTGGATCGGTGCCCCGGCTCCCGTGGTGGTGGCGACCGTGTCCGTGTTCGCGACGCCGAGCCCACCAGCGCCGTCACCGTACACCGAGAGGTCGGCCTCCCCGTACGGCGTCCGGTCGTCGACCCGGTCGACGGCGACCCTGCGTTCCCCGGAGGCGGTCTGGAGCAGGTACGGCGAGCCGACGACCGAACGGGCGTCGCCGCTGTCGCTGCTGTCGCCGCGTATCGCCTCGAAGAACGTCAGCCGGGCGTCCTCGTAGAACGTCGGCCCCGAGACGACGCCGCCGAAGCTCCCGTCGCCGGGCGGGAACGTGTTCGGCAGCGCGTGGCCCCCGTTGTAGCCGACGACCGCACTCTGCCCGCGTGCGCTGTCCGTGAGCCCTCGCTCGAAGTTCTTCCACGCCTGGTTGAAATTGAACAGGTTGTCGGACAGTCCCTGACCGAAGAGGACGGGCACGTCGAGCCGGATGTCGCGCTCGACGAACCCGACCGGCCCGTTGTCGAAGAACCGCGATTCGAGGTCCGGTTCGCCCAGTGGCTCGCCGTCGGGCCACTGGCCGGTCGTCGCACCGTAGGCGAGTCCTTCGTGGACGTGTTGCGGGACCATTCCCGCCCCGAGGGTGTAGAGTGCCAGGACCCAGGTCGAGCGGACCACCTTCTCGGGTGCGAGCGACTCCGTGAGGTCGAACCAGGTGATCTGTGGCGCGAGCGCGTCGAAGCGTGTGTAGCCCTTCACCGCGGTCTCGGTGAACGCCCCGACGAGCTGGTAGCCGCCCCCGTAGC of the Haloglomus salinum genome contains:
- a CDS encoding alpha/beta hydrolase codes for the protein MTDDPQWTTDGVTRRRYLTLTAASGAALGLGVGAGAAARDHTRENVTITSDNSPHPVDIAATVYRPGGASADDPVPMILHSHGWGGSRTSSEGAFRTELDAGFGVLSFDQRGHGESGGQAYVQSPEREGQDVIAVLDHVADLPWVARSEPKGLPIPKKDNPAVFAMGRSYGGGYQLVGAFTETAVKGYTRFDALAPQITWFDLTESLAPEKVVRSTWVLALYTLGAGMVPQHVHEGLAYGATTGQWPDGEPLGEPDLESRFFDNGPVGFVERDIRLDVPVLFGQGLSDNLFNFNQAWKNFERGLTDSARGQSAVVGYNGGHALPNTFPPGDGSFGGVVSGPTFYEDARLTFFEAIRGDSSDSGDARSVVGSPYLLQTASGERRVAVDRVDDRTPYGEADLSVYGDGAGGLGVANTDTVATTTGAGAPIHLPLDDGPLTVAGVPELSATVTALGVDQRLFFGLSVGESPATAQVLQNNVMPLHEADPVMGVERTVELPGVAADIGPREQLYLTVTAVSDMFPIHGSIRTPGTVVLEDLSVGVPLTEN